The DNA window ACCTATCCGACACTCGACCGTCGGCGCTCGTTATTAACCCAGCAGCAGTGTCGCTGCTGAGTCCAGAGTGCTGCAACCTTCCTGCAGAAGGTTCTGTTATTTGTGAGGCTGTTTGGTGGTTATTGGTTATTGGAATAGTAAATGGTGTCTTAACCATTctctcatgtttgttttacctTCCGATAGCAGCACCCATCTTGGAACCCTTGACacgtggcgacctcgccaggattggGTCAACTGCTAtttgaagggtctatgaagtcGCCCATGCGCGCCACTTGCTGTCTGCGGCCCGGAAGCAAGTGTTCATCCTCTACCGTTCTTCTGTGGCTCCTGTATGCCTGCGGTAGGGTTTGTTGATGGTAACCCCTTTTGTTTTCAATCGTGTTGTTGGAAACTACTTTTGTTCTACACAAGCACTCCTAGTGTTGTGTTGACTGTTGTCTTGTGCCCTTTTTCAGGGCTGTTTTGTTACCATTGTTTCTTCCACACTTATTGTTTTGGGTTTTCTAtcctttcacttatcttttctctctgggTCCTTATTGCTCTTATTGTTGGGTTGTCTGGTTATATCTTGAGTGTTTGATCTATTTACATTGTGATTTCACGCTATGTCTAGCTTTGATGTTTTTAAGGCTCAGGCCGATGCTTTGGGTCTTGAGGGTGCTGAGCTTGGTCAGTATGTTCTACAACAACAAGCTATTGAGAGGGACCAGCGAGCTaccgagagagaagagaagcggctcctagcagagagagaagaaagagctgCTGAGAGAGACTTCCAACTTGCTAAGCTTCAAGCTGAGAAGGAGATACAGCTCGCCCGCAGCACCGGTCAAGGAAAAGTGAGTACTTCTTCCTGTGAGAACGTCAGAGGACCGAAGTTGCCAACTTATCAAGAGGGAGATGATATAAGCAACTTCCTCGTGCGCTTTGAAAGGGTGGCTGAACTACTCCAGATTGATAAGGATAGCTACGCTGCAAGACTTGGGTGTCTCCTCACGGGTAAGGCTACTGAACTGTATACGTCGTTGTCTGCTGACATAACTGAAGATTACGCTCTTCTGAAGAAAGCTCTCCTCACTGGGTTCAGTAAGACCGCCGACAACTACCGTCTGGAGTTCCGCCAAGCCAGGATTAGGGTTGGGGAAAATTATCAGCAGTTCTCTGTCCATCTGACTCGACTGTTCCAGGCATGGTCGGAGGCATCTGATGTCGCCCACACTTTTGAAGGTCTTAAAAAATTCATCCTGCTTGACCAGTTTTTGACTAATCTTTCTCCAGATTTGAGGGTTTTCATCAAGGAGCGTCGGCCGACAGACCTTCCCGACGCAGTAAGGCTTGCCGACGACTGGTCATCTGCCCGTCACGCCTACCCGAAAGCCTACTCTTCTAGTTCCCGAGGAACTTCTAAAGCTGCCTCTGGGGTAAGCCCTACATCATCTCAAGGTGACTCCAGCAAGTCCTCTGTCCAGTCCACCCCTAAGAAAATTACGTGCCACCAGTGTGGAGAAGACGGCCATATTCGGCCGCGCTGCCCTAAGAATCCCCGCGCCTTCAAGGATTGGGAAGCGGGTAAGTCGACTCCTAAGGTTGGGTTTTGCCTTGGTGACAAGAGTGTCCCAAACTATTCTGTCTCGGGCACCATTAACGGATCTTGGAGCTCGAACATCATCCGTGACACTGGCTGCTCGTGTGTGGTAGTCTCAGAAGAGGTGCTTCCAGACGTAGATGTGGAGAGTTGTCCCAAGATTTCCCTAGCTGACTACTTGGGAAGAGTAGACAAATTCCCAGTTGTAAAGTGCTACGTGCGCTGCCCCTTCTACACTGGTTGGACTGAGGTGGTGAGAGCTCCTATAAAGTTTGCTGGCGCTCTGATAGGAAACATCCCGGGAGTTATGGATCCCCAGGTCTCTAATCCTTCTCCAGCTCCTCTTCCTGATTCCAGCAGGGCATCCTTGTCATCAGAGCTGCAGCCGGAGGTTTCTACCAGTGCTTCGACTGTGTCTTCGGCTGACCAAGTACACGCTGTTACCACCCGTGCcggaaggatgaaaagactGCATCCTCTGGTACTTCCAGAACTTCAGCCTCTCTCCATGACCCCTCAAGAGTTCAACCAACTGCAAGCCTCGTGTCCTTCCTTAACTGGGGTACGACAGAAAGCCTCTACGGGAGAAGTTGAGAAAGCCAGGAACGGGTCGTCCTTCCAGTACCTGTACGTCAATGGGCTTCTACCGCAAGTGCTTCACTTCTCAGCTTCCAAATAAGGTAGGCCAACAATGCCTGGTTGTCCCAAGTGAGTGTCGCCAGATCATACTCTCAGTGGCCCACGAGAGTCCCTTGGCTGGACATTTCTCTCACCGCAAGACTGAGTTGAAAATTTATGAACATTTCTTTTGGCCAGGTATGGGAGCGGATATCCGTGCCTACTGCCGCTCTTGTGACAAGTGCCAACGGATGTCATCAAAGGGCCGGGTGCGTCCTGTCCCTCTTCAGCCCCTACCTGTGATCACCGAGCCTTTTTCCCGAGTCGCCATTGACCTCGTTggacctctttctcctccatcttccgaGGGCCAtagacacattcttaccttaatAGATTTTGCAACTGGGTTTCCAGAGGCCCTGCCACTTAAGGACATAGACTCAGTATCAGTAGCTGAAGCCTTACTAGTGATATTTGCACGTGTAGGAATTCCTAGAGAAATCCTCTCTGATCGAGGAACTCAGTTTACCTCCAGTCTGTTATCAGAGTTACATAAGCTGCTTGGTGTTAAACCTATTTTCACAACTCCTTTCCATCCCAGTGGCAATGGACGCATAGAGGCTCCATGGTCCTCTCAAGGCAGCTCTGCGCAAGCTCTGTGCTGAAAACCCAGGAGTGGCACCGTTACCTCGTTCCCACGCTCTTCGCCCTCAGGGAAATCCCCAGTGATCGGACCGGGTTCTCCCCCTTTGAACTACTATATGGACGCTCTGTTCGAGGACCTCTCACGGTGTTGAAGGAGTTGTGGGATAATCAGGACAtccagggagaagaaagaaccaGCTTCCAATACGTCCTGGAACTTCGAAACAAGTTGTCAGAATGTGCCCAGCTTGCTGCTCAAGCaagtttttagaacacttttatcCATACTGAGGACATCCCCGTTTTTAATGATGgatccaaatccgacgcaggcgttgggtttagtgcggttttcccctctttttatcggtctggcagcctttcttcggtagcctccgtctttactgcggagctgtctgccatagttctagctttacagatcatttttagtctcccggtttcgtctttaaactctcgcagtgctcttactgctctctcctcttttatttcccctcaccaattggttttatcagccctggagtggctctatcttcttaccagaagaggatatcgtgttggattctgttgggtccctggtcacgtaggtgttcccgggaatgaacacgcagatcgcctcgctaaagaggcagcaagtcgcacTCCAtatcctgcccctgttccgtttcaaGATGTATTTCACACTATTCGtgtggcagttgcagcaatttggctgaggagatggctaacgggggtcgcaacctcgaaaatgggagagatcactacttccactatccctcagtggacatactcccatgtccaggatcgccgtgcacaaactttattggcgcgacttcgtataggtcacacgtaccttacacaaaggtacctcctgacaagggaccctcaaccttactgtgatgactgcttggtgccgctcaccgtgcggcacctgttggtagagtagtgccctagtttgaccgagttacgacaccgctacctctaccgctgtcgcggtagagatagcggtgtctattatatatcaaaggtccttggaccatagtgcctggcccagggccatgacgtttttagatttttgggagaagctggactCCTGCCAAATCTGTGAATTTTATCcgattttattatatgtattttaatgttttcttaaaTTTTATTGTATACTGTATTTTAGTTTCTTCTGATTCTcgaatatttctttgtttatagttttgtagtttttaattgcttttagttagaTTTTCATTTTATGGTGTCATTTttggtgttatttatttttttttttattttatggtgtCCTTTTTAATATTTCGTAGCGGCGCCAGATGACCGCTGATGTTGTGGCGCCTTATTCTaaatcatccatccatccatcccttccatCCTCTACTCTGTTTCCCAAATTTAATTTTGCCTTCACCAACTTTttattctccctcacctccactcctctcttcatccactcccctcctattccttcctctctccctccctctcccttctttcttcctctttttccctccctcacatgaccatctttcttttccccttccatcaTCCCCTAacccgcactctctctctctctctctctctctctcttggttcctTCAACACGCTGACCTCCCCTACTCTCCAGTCATCCCCCTCCTTCCCAACTCTCTCCTTACATTTCCttgttccctcttttctcttaccaTACTCTTCTCTAATCCACACTCTcaactccttcctctcatcccaccCCTCTGTATACTCCCCTCCTGTCCTTCCCCCCACATACCTGAAAACCCAATTAACAACACACGTGACCACAACCTTACCACTTGGTCCACACGCCGATCCTCGCTCTTCACAGTACCGCCAAAATTCTTGGCTAGCCACGTCTCCACCTCGTGGCAGCCGTATTGCTCGGCAATGTTCAACGGGGTGTGTCCATTCCTGTCTTGCACGCCTGGGTCAGCACCTCTCTGCACCAGCCATTGGGCAGATGCTACGCATCCCCCTACCGCTGCAAAATGCAGGGGTGTCCAGCCATCATTGTCCTTGCCGGTGAGGGACCAGCCAGCATCCGTCAACTGTTCCAGAACTTCCACGTGGCCATTGTAGCTGGCGACGTGCACCGAAGTTATTCCCTCCGGGTGTGTGGGAGTGGGCGGGGTGACATCTATGAGGGCTGCCACACATTCATGATGGCCCTCCGCTGCAGCAAGGTGGAGAGCTCTCACTCctttgtgatgagagagagagagagagagagagagagagagagagagagagagagagagagagaatatacattttttattaTAGGTATGTGGAAAATCTGgcctagggaaaaaaaaaggtccacttagttgccagttcccctgCAGACCCGAAAAATTTAtccaaaagaaaagataattatCTTGGAACCCTCCtattaagtcataggaagttggaaataaaagaagtaggCATGGAGTTTCAGAGcaaagccttgtacagcgaggcagcaggaagaggggagacatgcagttttAACAAGATCACAAGAAAAGTTACCATGTAAATAGCGgtaaaaaatagcaaaagatgCAATATTTCAGCGGTGAAGAGAATTCTaatagaagggaggaagagaaagaagtaaaaccCTGGCCTTATTAACAAAAGTTTTAGCTTTAGAGATAGAActgatggcagtggtgtcatCAAGATGAAAGGCGCAAGATTCGCTGTCGACCACAAGAGATTCTTAGCACCTAAAAACTCCCAGGATTCCCTTCCTACCTCCAGTACCTCACGATTGTCACTCGCCATAAAATTCCGAGTGCCGACTTTTTTTCACATAATCTTCATTAAAGTAAAGAGAGTTCACCAATCAgctttcaaagaaaaaaaaggatgaccatAGCAGCACCACAACCCTCCACATATCGCTGGCAAACACAAATAATTTAACACTCTTTCTATGTAATATGCCAAAGTAGCATGATTTTGATACTAATTTACAGGGTTTTCTATAATTATGccaaaattatctctctctctctctctctctctctctctctctctctctctctctctctccagtaaagccagttcttcagttttttttattaagatgaTGGAGCTATAgttataaagagaaggaaattattgTTTGACTGTTTCTACGTGatttaaaaaaataacagttatagtattgcagagagagagagagagagagagagagagagagcagccgaGTGATGCCTGAGGCGGCGATCTATTCTTACAGTTTCATGGCAAGATAACACTCAGCTTCGTCACATTACCATGCatcatcaagaaaaaaaaaaaaagacgccaTGGTCTTCCTGATAAAATTCTGCATATCATATTAGTCGGGGTTCGGGTGAGGGTTGTGGAGGGAGGGTCTGTGAGTAATTATAgtcaggagagggaagaaagccGGGCATGCACCTTGAGAGGCTGGCGTGGTGCCTCGCGGTTAAAAAACGGAAGGTCTGGGCGAGATCCGATTACTGGACACGAATCCCACCGATCCGCCAAGGCTAGAcggatgataaaataataaaatatttacCATTGATATTAATAAACAACATACAAGATGAGCAATAAAGATTATGTTTAATCACATTCTTCAGCTAACGACACGTGGCAAGATCTAATGCTGCCAAGCTTCTCTTATATTCTACGAGACGTAGAAAATAAGACTGATGTCAGATCAAAGACGAGCGTAAAACTGGCCACACTGGAGGTGGGTGATATTTGAATTTTTATGTTTTCAACTTTTTGCGTTCTCAGTCAACTCTAAACTATCAGAGCCGATGGATGCCTTTGTCATTTCGCTCCGTAGAACTAAGTCAATATAATTTGGGTTATTATACGCATGAATGAAATTCCTAGTCATATTTCAATCTCTTCTCCACCAAACTGAAGGCAATTTTTTCTCAAAAGTCAAACATAGCATAACGCCAAAGGTGAGTATATCAGTTTAACTCAGCAGTATACCATGGCAtcaaagtgaggaagagagaggagagaatactggccaagggcaacataaattAGGGAAGGGGATTCCGAGGATGGTATAagagtcttttttttcaatttcgaATTTTGAGTAAAGAATGTTTGTGCAGTTAGATACAtacagttttgtgtgaagaagactTTACAGGGCAGCCTGTGACTGTCCTCTTGTGTTGAGAGAaggggaaacgttcagtgaggtgaGTTGGCTTTAATGACAAGTTCACAACACCCCCTGAACcactattagacctcactgggagtaattctCGTTTCAGCAGGTTTCCACTGCATCCTCCTTGGAATTATCCATTGTTATTACAGTGGATTTGTCAGATCGCCAGCCGCTGAAATCTTACTGACAGCCACATGAATCCCTGTAATCATCTGGCTGCCTCACAGATCCAGTAATTGTCAAGCTCCTCAGACGAATACCGTGCGGGATTCCTCAGTAATCGGGTCCAACCAGGGCACAAATCCCGCGCAGGTAGAAATCGTCTGTAGTGGTGAGCAAGTACTGGTCCATTTACCGGTACTATCGGTAATAGGCTTACCGGTATTGTACTGGTAAAAATTTTCTTAGCGGCAATGTCTTCAGCTAGTTCCGCTTGACGCTTGACATTAGGGAggcggtgagcgtgggatcaggcagacgtccacgcgtagattcgaatcccaccacataccgctttaagttatgccatttgtcgagtagtttaaagttattacacgtcaccatgataaccaggctctaggtggttacacccaagatgccctaatatgggtaccactataataagtaaaattgcctgcgccagtaATGGGCGGAAGTTTAAcaacgcttcccacatatacttttcaagtatgcctacaggcgccatAGGccattaagtaaataaaataaataaataaaatgaataagtaaaaaaaaaaaaaaaaacgcttgaCGCTTTTTGTACCGCTAGTGCCAAATACACCGCCAGACTCCAGTCCCGATAAGGCTGTTTGGAATCACGTACCATCGACCAGCAGGCAATGAATCATGACTGGTCATATTGTGTGgtcatattgtgtgtgtatctatccaAATATCAATTCATCATTccaactatctatctatatatctatttttctatccatctatccatccatccatttagcCATCCATCAATCcaaaccatccatccatctatccattcattcattcattcagctatACATCGTTCCATCTATCCATATATGATAAGTAACAACACGCCATACAGTAACAACTCGGCTCACTGTGCCGGCACATGTAGTCCCAGTAACTTGGGCGGAGTCGGGCTTACGTGCTAGTAACGCCACACTTGTCTGTCCCATTAAGAGTTGTGTACCGCCAGTCTCGTCAAGACCATTTGTATCGCTGTCGCGTGCGAAATTTTGTTATCTTTGTTCAAACTCGTGGATAGAAGCATCTATGGAGCTGATATCCTAGCCAGATAAGCACGATCATCAATTGTCATTATGAGCGTATAATTATAACCCTTAATCTGTAGTCTTATAATGTATTATATATCGAATGTTTGGAGTCTCCAAATAGCTCCGACAGGCACAGTTCCGCACGACACCGACATACCATTacacacttatttatttatttatctattttttttttttttttttctttttctaaataaatacagagaaTTTCACATTTAATTTGTTAGGTAGAGAAAAGGATGATTTATGGTGCACCAGGAAAATTTTCAGTGAGAAATATTCGATAAATAATATATTATAAGACTAGTGATGTGTTATATACGCTCATAATGACAATTGTTGATCGTGTTTACTCTGGTTCCGTAGATTCTTCTATCCACAAGTTTGACCAAAGATAGCAGAGGGGTGTAAAACCAAGGGGATATTTTGGCATGGAGCGAAAATTCCTTACTCGATACCGCTACGGCCCCACTCGCCAGTCATTGCTACCGGTAAAGTACCAGTAGTATAAATAAGTTTGACGAGTACTGCGCGAGATTCATCAGTAATCTAGTgcattgttacgttcaccggttaaactggtaagattggcatcggagagccggtgaacaataacaataaaaaaaaaaactgcaggttcaactggtgaggaaatgcaaaagggggtcactttaaaaagctattttaataacccataatgaaattgacacatatataacaagagacatgaaacacagatatataacatgaaacacaggaaaatgacatacacatatacatataagacagtaataaatacaacaataaagaacccaacttaatacctaacaataatcctaatcctatatagaggcaatgtggaaagcacggacgaggggaagtgatacttatgcggtgtcgcagtggtgaagtgctgggtaatggttgatcccacggtacacccaagaggcgttgtgttcactggttgagggcTGGACCTCAACTTGCATTCCAGAAAactaagagctggctcaacacttccggttgagtcgaaaggggccgcgtgaatccaacttcgggacagtagcggggcttcatgaaacggtgacgtggagggttcatgaaacggtggcgtggaaggttcacgagacggtgatgtggaaggggaggtggagaggtagcgaacgaggtaacaagcggaggaggtgatggtagtaatgtatgttacgggcgggccgtaacatgcAGCTAGACCCAAATCCCGCGCCACTAGCAAAAATAGCCGTCTCATTCCTCCCAGACGAGTATCGCGTGGCGCCGGGACCAGCCAGTAATCGGGTCTGGACCCGAAACCAACGGATCCGCTTGGTCAAGTAATCGGATCTGTGAATAAATAATTGTGGGATCCTGCTCAACCCTAGAAAACGGGGTTGGGGTGAGACAAAGGAGGGGCTGGGGAGGATATTTTGGTTAATTCTTTACATAATTTGCTAGTCGTTCACACGATCAAGTGTTTTTTTGGCCTAGGAACCAGAAAGTTCGTGAAATTGGTCTACTgagtaaaaaatgtgtttgaGAGTGCTTGTTCTTTGCGGCGCATTGTTCTCTTAAGGATGATTAGTGAGTGTGATTCGAGTTAATgtatattattacaattattattattattattattattattattattaatattattattcatgtttttgtattcattatttaatttcattgtttagttatattactgctgcttttttctcctttggcCCACATTCCACACAGCACGATGACAGGCGAACGCCACACGATTGAGCATGACTTGAACTATTTCCACGATAACCGACGAACCCCACGGCTGACGACAGcagccagacagacagttaCACGAAAGCTGTGGGATGAGCATACTATATTAAGATAACAACGAGCATAGGACAACCATTTAACAATATATTGTGTTGCTATCAATCATTTTTACAATTCCAGTACAACACTTGCACGATGGGCACACGATAAAGATATTACTCGAAGGTATATCGA is part of the Portunus trituberculatus isolate SZX2019 chromosome 2, ASM1759143v1, whole genome shotgun sequence genome and encodes:
- the LOC123501155 gene encoding uncharacterized protein LOC123501155: MSSFDVFKAQADALGLEGAELGQYVLQQQAIERDQRATEREEKRLLAEREERAAERDFQLAKLQAEKEIQLARSTGQGKVSTSSCENVRGPKLPTYQEGDDISNFLVRFERVAELLQIDKDSYAARLGCLLTGKATELYTSLSADITEDYALLKKALLTGFSKTADNYRLEFRQARIRVGENYQQFSVHLTRLFQAWSEASDVAHTFEGLKKFILLDQFLTNLSPDLRVFIKERRPTDLPDAVRLADDWSSARHAYPKAYSSSSRGTSKAASGVSPTSSQGDSSKSSVQSTPKKITCHQCGEDGHIRPRCPKNPRAFKDWEAGKSTPKVGFCLGDKSVPNYSVSGTINGSWSSNIIRDTGCSCVVVSEEVLPDVDVESCPKISLADYLGRVDKFPVVKCYVRCPFYTGWTEVVRAPIKFAGALIGNIPGVMDPQVSNPSPAPLPDSSRASLSSELQPEVSTSASTVSSADQVHAVTTRAGRMKRLHPLVLPELQPLSMTPQEFNQLQASCPSLTGVRQKASTGEVEKARNGSSFQYLYVNGLLPQVLHFSASK
- the LOC123507119 gene encoding probable E3 ubiquitin-protein ligase XBOS36 isoform X2 — translated: MTPLMLAASNGYPKAVKTLLTFGANPLATNSDGVRALHLAAAEGHHECVAALIDVTPPTPTHPEGITSVHVASYNGHVEVLEQLTDAGWSLTGKDNDGWTPLHFAAVGGCVASAQWLVQRGADPGVQDRNGHTPLNIAEQYGCHEVETWLAKNFGGTVKSEDRRVDQVVRLWSRVLLIGFSGMWGEGQEGSIQRGGMRGRS
- the LOC123507119 gene encoding protein phosphatase 1 regulatory subunit 12C-like isoform X1 — protein: MASCQAEEDTTKDPTKAVIRDEATEELITAVEEGDEAGLRSALARGACPKVTWSTAQESWCLVSVAAGRGHDHLLPHLLQAGLNIEGGGTDDMTPLMLAASNGYPKAVKTLLTFGANPLATNSDGVRALHLAAAEGHHECVAALIDVTPPTPTHPEGITSVHVASYNGHVEVLEQLTDAGWSLTGKDNDGWTPLHFAAVGGCVASAQWLVQRGADPGVQDRNGHTPLNIAEQYGCHEVETWLAKNFGGTVKSEDRRVDQVVRLWSRVLLIGFSGMWGEGQEGSIQRGGMRGRS